The DNA window GCTGTGAATGATATCCACTTTAACTTCTTCGTTTTTAAGTTTAGCAAGACTACCTTTGATAGCTTCCACACTACCTTGAGTGTCCGCTTTAACGATAACAGGTAGTTTTTTAAGGTTACCCTCAAGAATCATTTTTTGTAAATCTTCAAGAGTCGCTTTTGTTGTTTTTGATTTTTCTCTTCTTTCAAGATACTCTTTCCATTTTTCGGCAGTCTCTTTTGCTATTCTGTCACTCTCAACCGCTACCAACGTATCACCGGCAAACGGCGCTTCGTCAAATCCGGTAATCTCAGCAGGTTCGCCAGGAAGTACTTCTTTTTTCTGTTTTCCGAGGTCGTCGATAATCAATCTAACCCTACCGAACGTCTTACCGCAAACGAAGCTGTCTTGTTTTTTAAGCGTTCCGTTTTTAACTATAACGGTAGCAACAGGACCTTTTCCTTTTTCCACTCTACTTTCGATTACAACAGCTTTTGCCGGGCATTTAGGATTTGCTTTTAGCTCCATCATTTCAGCTTGAAGAAGGATAGTTTCAAGTAAATCGTCAATTCCTTCTCCCGTTTTTGCCGAAACGTTTACGAATTCATACTCTCCACCCCATTCTACAGGCATAATTCCCATTTCCGCAAGTTGAGATTTTACAAGGTCAGGATTTGCTTCAGGCAAGTCTATTTTATTTACCGCTACGATAAACGGCACTCCGGCAGCCTGTGCGTGGGCGATTGCTTCTCTTGTTTGAGGCATAACCCCGTCGTTTGCCGCAACTACGATAATCGCGATATCCGTAACCTGAGCTCCTCTCGCTCTCATTTCAGTAAATGCTTCGTGCCCCGGAGTATCGATAAACGTAATTTTTTTGCCGTCTTTTTCTACCATATATGCACCGATGTGCTGAGTAATCCCTCCGGCTTCTTTTGCTGCGATTCTACTGTTTCTGATTCTATCAAGTAAGCTTGTTTTTCCGTGGTCTACGTGTCCCATAATAGTAACGATAGGCGGTCTTTCGGTGTCGAATTCTTCTTCCGGGCATTGTTCGTCATATTTTTTAACATAATCAAACTCCGCCAACGGATCGTAAATCTCAACAGGTACGTCAAACTCCTCCGCCAACGTTTCGATATACTCTTCACCTAAAAAGTCGTTTTTATCTCTCTCTTCACCAAGCTCTCTTAGCGCTTCGATTACGTCTTCAAGAGGTTTATTAATTGCTTCTGCGAATTCATAAACCCTAACTTCTTTAGGAATTTTAATAACTTCGACCTCTTTTTCTTTTTTCTTTTTCTTTTTCTTCTTTTTAATCGCCGTTTTTGTTATACCGCCCGATTTTTTAGCAGCTTTTTGTTTTTTAAGCTGTTGTTGTTTTTTAGCCTCTTTTTGATTTTCTATTTGAGTTTTAGTTTTTGCTTTTTCTTCAAGCTTTTCTTCGTCTTTCATAGCTATATCGTTAAAATACAAATCCAAAAGCTCAACTTGATTCTCTTCGATAACGTCCATTTCAGCCAAATCTACGTTAATTTCAAGTTCTTTTTCCTCAACATGCTTTTTAGGCGCCGGTTTTTTAGTTTTTTTAGGTTTAGGTTTTTCGCTCTTTTCTTGTTTTTGTTCAGGCTGAGGCTGAGTTTTAGGTTTTTCAGCTTTTGCTTCGACTTTTTCCTCTTTTTTAGGCTCTTCTTTAGGCGCTTTAGGCGCTTTTTGTACTATTTGGATACCTTTTTGAGTCTTTTTCACAAGCTCGTTAAAACTACTTCTTCTTTTTCTTTTAGGTTTTTCTTCAGCTTTTTCCTCTTTTTTAGGCTCTTGTTTTTCAACTTTTTTCTCAGGCTGAGGCTTTGCGTGTTTGTTTTTAATATACTCTTCTATTTTCATCGCATCCATCGGAGAAATTCCGCCTCTGATAGACGCAGGGACACCGATTTCTTTTGCGATTTCGACCACTTCTTTAGATTTTAGACCAAGTTCTTTCGCAACTTCACTTACTTTTAACTTCAAGTAAACTCCTTTAATAATAATTCAATTTGTTTTTCAGCTTTTTCTTTTGAAATTTTACAAAAATATGAAACTTTTTTTGATAATTTTTTATCTTTTATACAATCTTTACACAAATAAAAGCTTCTACCGCTTCCGCTAAAGTTAATAAGTTCTCCGTTTTTACACTGAAGTCTTATTAAATCTTTTTGAGCGAATCTCTTACGACATAAAATACACATTCTAATAGGTATATGTTTTTGTTTAATTGTACACCTTTACACCGACATTGTCAAAGTATAAAATTTTAACATTAAAATCTTTAAAATTGTCTTTTAACGCACTATAAATATTATAAGCGTCGTCTTTATAGGCTAAGTTAAAAAACGTAGAGCCGCTACCGCTAAGAGTGGACATCAAAGCGCCCTCTCTTAGTGCGATTTCTCTTACTCTAAAGAGCTCTGGCATAAGTTTCATTCTGTTTTCTTGATGAATCTTATCTTCCACTATATATTTTAAAATATCGAACTTTTCACTAAAAAACGCCGCCGTTATCATAGCTGTCGATGAAATATTGGTTACGACGTCTTTTAGGGGATAGTGAGATTTTAAAGAATTTCTACTTTTTGCCGTCGATACGGGCTTATTCG is part of the Caminibacter pacificus genome and encodes:
- a CDS encoding DUF448 domain-containing protein, which gives rise to MCILCRKRFAQKDLIRLQCKNGELINFSGSGRSFYLCKDCIKDKKLSKKVSYFCKISKEKAEKQIELLLKEFT
- the infB gene encoding translation initiation factor IF-2; this encodes MKLKVSEVAKELGLKSKEVVEIAKEIGVPASIRGGISPMDAMKIEEYIKNKHAKPQPEKKVEKQEPKKEEKAEEKPKRKRRSSFNELVKKTQKGIQIVQKAPKAPKEEPKKEEKVEAKAEKPKTQPQPEQKQEKSEKPKPKKTKKPAPKKHVEEKELEINVDLAEMDVIEENQVELLDLYFNDIAMKDEEKLEEKAKTKTQIENQKEAKKQQQLKKQKAAKKSGGITKTAIKKKKKKKKKEKEVEVIKIPKEVRVYEFAEAINKPLEDVIEALRELGEERDKNDFLGEEYIETLAEEFDVPVEIYDPLAEFDYVKKYDEQCPEEEFDTERPPIVTIMGHVDHGKTSLLDRIRNSRIAAKEAGGITQHIGAYMVEKDGKKITFIDTPGHEAFTEMRARGAQVTDIAIIVVAANDGVMPQTREAIAHAQAAGVPFIVAVNKIDLPEANPDLVKSQLAEMGIMPVEWGGEYEFVNVSAKTGEGIDDLLETILLQAEMMELKANPKCPAKAVVIESRVEKGKGPVATVIVKNGTLKKQDSFVCGKTFGRVRLIIDDLGKQKKEVLPGEPAEITGFDEAPFAGDTLVAVESDRIAKETAEKWKEYLERREKSKTTKATLEDLQKMILEGNLKKLPVIVKADTQGSVEAIKGSLAKLKNEEVKVDIIHSDVGAITENDVILAKASEPHAIILGFNVRPTTQAKNKAKQEGIEIRTYSIIYDLIDDVKELLSGLMTPKIKEQVTATVEVRDVFNVPKVGTVAGCYVQDGVVHRGDFVRVIRDGVVIYDSKLASLKRFKDDVKEVGKGFECGIMVEGYNDVKVGDILETYQKIEEKAKFE